A genomic segment from Nitrospirota bacterium encodes:
- a CDS encoding glycosyltransferase family protein produces MSQNIVIVIQARSGSTRLPRKVLKPLAGKTVLYHMVKRVERARLASHVVVATTTDPGDDIIESLCRDNGFECFRGNETDLLDRHYRAGIKYNADVVVKIPSDCPLIDPQIIDRVLRYHLDNCGRFDYVSNLHPPTYPDGNDVEVMPMQVLETAWREAEKEFEREHTTPFIWNNPERFRIGNVTWETGLDFSNILRWVLDYEEDYQFIRTVYEELYPVNPFFGFDDVLHLLSIRPEIRGLNNMYRGMNWYGQYEHELKAVALS; encoded by the coding sequence TTGAGTCAAAACATCGTAATCGTGATACAGGCAAGGTCAGGCTCTACACGCCTTCCCCGCAAGGTCTTAAAACCACTTGCTGGCAAAACCGTGCTGTATCATATGGTAAAGAGGGTGGAGCGGGCAAGGCTGGCAAGCCATGTGGTTGTTGCAACTACAACGGACCCCGGGGATGATATTATTGAATCCCTCTGCAGGGACAACGGCTTTGAGTGTTTCAGGGGGAATGAAACAGACCTCCTGGACAGACACTACAGGGCAGGTATCAAGTACAATGCAGACGTGGTTGTCAAGATTCCTTCAGACTGTCCGCTGATTGACCCGCAGATTATAGACAGGGTATTGAGATATCATCTGGACAATTGCGGGAGGTTCGATTATGTAAGTAACCTCCATCCACCAACCTATCCGGATGGCAATGACGTTGAGGTCATGCCGATGCAGGTTCTTGAGACTGCCTGGAGGGAGGCAGAAAAAGAGTTTGAAAGGGAACACACCACACCATTTATATGGAACAATCCCGAGAGGTTTCGCATAGGAAATGTAACGTGGGAGACCGGGCTGGATTTTTCGAATATCCTCAGGTGGGTGTTGGATTATGAAGAAGACTATCAGTTTATCAGGACTGTTTATGAGGAACTTTACCCGGTTAACCCTTTCTTCGGTTTTGACGATGTGTTGCACCTTTTGAGCATACGGCCCGAAATCAGGGGCCTTAATAATATGTACCGTGGAATGAACTGGTACGGGCAATACGAGCATGAATTGAAGGCCGTTGCACTTTCATGA
- a CDS encoding radical SAM protein: protein MTEKCNLSCKFCYAFKGRDDPSIEQLLSVGKSLSSQGITKVNLMGGEPFLQRSIFTLIDFFHSCFNISITTNGTLPTKNNINFLSGKIERLTISLDTLSSSTACIIRGENYDLKNTIQNILTASDIGIPLKINTVITKHNLSELDNIGRFLNSINGSVFWKIFELTDNPNVNSDISHLKVPVTIIDEEFIKLKNRYPSLPIDIAYCSELNSNYIIMRSNGDIHIPKFNNYQCLGNICDESLSNILNRVEFCFEENKQIYIARQPEF from the coding sequence ATGACTGAAAAATGTAATCTATCTTGCAAATTTTGTTATGCCTTTAAAGGAAGAGATGATCCTAGTATTGAACAACTATTGTCTGTGGGCAAATCCCTCTCTTCGCAAGGTATAACTAAAGTTAATCTGATGGGAGGGGAACCCTTTCTGCAGAGGTCTATCTTTACATTAATTGATTTTTTTCATTCATGTTTCAATATCTCCATCACTACTAATGGTACATTGCCTACCAAAAATAACATAAATTTCCTTTCTGGTAAGATTGAACGTCTAACTATTTCCCTTGACACATTATCATCCTCAACGGCCTGTATTATTCGAGGAGAAAATTATGATTTGAAAAATACAATTCAAAACATCCTTACGGCTTCAGACATTGGTATTCCTTTAAAAATCAATACGGTTATTACTAAGCATAACTTGAGCGAATTAGATAATATTGGTCGGTTTCTTAACTCCATTAATGGAAGCGTATTCTGGAAAATCTTTGAACTAACTGATAACCCAAATGTAAATTCTGATATTTCACATTTAAAAGTTCCCGTAACGATAATTGATGAAGAATTTATAAAACTTAAAAACCGCTATCCATCTTTACCAATTGATATCGCTTATTGCTCTGAATTGAATAGTAATTACATTATTATGAGATCGAACGGAGATATCCATATCCCTAAATTTAACAATTACCAGTGCCTTGGAAATATATGTGACGAATCATTATCTAACATTTTAAATCGAGTCGAGTTTTGTTTTGAAGAAAACAAACAAATTTATATAGCAAGACAGCCGGAATTTTAA
- a CDS encoding TIR domain-containing protein, with protein sequence MTKKKVFISFDFDNDLKLKNLLAGQAKLSDSPFEISDWSLKEAAPEKNWEDKAEAKIKRSNVVVVIVGDKTSKASGVKKEVKLARKNNITIVQIKVQNTNPSKVVDAGVLYNWTWDNLKLILK encoded by the coding sequence ATGACGAAGAAAAAAGTATTTATCAGCTTTGATTTTGACAATGATCTAAAGTTAAAAAATTTATTGGCGGGTCAGGCGAAATTGTCAGATTCTCCTTTTGAAATATCTGACTGGTCATTAAAAGAGGCTGCACCTGAAAAAAATTGGGAAGATAAAGCTGAAGCAAAGATTAAACGATCTAATGTCGTGGTTGTAATTGTTGGTGATAAAACATCAAAAGCAAGTGGCGTAAAGAAAGAAGTTAAATTAGCTCGTAAAAACAACATTACTATAGTGCAAATAAAAGTTCAAAATACAAACCCTTCAAAAGTTGTCGATGCTGGTGTTTTATATAACTGGACTTGGGATAACCTTAAGTTGATTTTAAAATAG
- a CDS encoding glycoside hydrolase family 1 protein produces MTPGERARGFPSDFLWGIATSAFQLEGSLNADWASWDKTLNEKPDVTNHYDLYKEDLRLLKDLGVNSYRFSLEWSRIQPEENVWDYDAIAHYQEIIDILLKNNIEPMITIHHFTHPLWFIKKAWHDDASIEKFLIYTKKIVSILKGVRYWITFNEPYVLILGGYLEGCMPPGIRDVSLAVKALENILVCHGKAYDVIHSHIPDAMVSVAHNMAAFAPWHRWNPADKLISRIARHFYNNSLLDAFSTGTLRLQFPFKKAMEIPVPIKDKIDFFGVNYYTRMHLRFNPFKKMGIELRHRDIEGYGLTDMGWEIHPQGLERVLKRASRLNVPLIITENGIATRDDQKKIRFMKKHIDVIERCLKQGIDIRGYFYWSLIDNYEWLQGLDACFGLYRVNFDTLERKSTNAAAYYSYLIKSRSSF; encoded by the coding sequence GTGACACCAGGGGAGAGGGCCAGGGGCTTTCCGTCTGATTTTCTCTGGGGTATTGCAACATCAGCCTTTCAGCTCGAAGGTTCCCTCAATGCTGACTGGGCTTCATGGGACAAGACCTTGAATGAAAAGCCTGATGTAACAAACCATTATGACCTCTATAAGGAAGACCTGCGTTTACTCAAGGATCTGGGTGTAAATTCGTACCGTTTCTCCCTGGAATGGAGCAGGATACAGCCTGAAGAAAATGTATGGGACTATGATGCTATAGCTCATTATCAGGAGATAATCGATATTCTGCTCAAAAACAATATTGAGCCAATGATTACAATCCATCACTTTACTCACCCCCTCTGGTTTATCAAAAAGGCATGGCATGACGATGCATCCATTGAAAAATTCCTGATCTATACAAAAAAGATAGTTTCAATATTGAAGGGTGTAAGATACTGGATAACATTTAATGAACCATATGTGCTCATCCTTGGCGGGTATCTTGAGGGATGTATGCCTCCCGGCATCAGGGATGTCTCCCTGGCAGTAAAGGCATTGGAGAATATACTTGTATGCCACGGGAAGGCTTACGACGTTATACATTCGCATATCCCTGATGCAATGGTGAGTGTTGCCCATAACATGGCGGCCTTTGCCCCCTGGCACAGATGGAATCCGGCAGACAAACTCATTTCAAGGATAGCCAGGCACTTTTACAATAACTCCCTGCTGGATGCCTTCAGTACAGGCACACTGAGGCTGCAGTTTCCATTTAAAAAGGCCATGGAGATTCCTGTTCCGATAAAGGATAAAATCGATTTTTTCGGCGTGAATTATTATACGCGGATGCATCTCAGGTTTAACCCGTTTAAAAAGATGGGGATTGAGCTGAGGCACCGGGATATCGAGGGCTACGGGCTTACGGATATGGGATGGGAAATACATCCGCAGGGCCTTGAAAGGGTACTGAAACGTGCGTCAAGACTGAACGTTCCCCTGATAATAACAGAGAACGGTATTGCCACCCGTGACGACCAGAAGAAGATAAGGTTTATGAAGAAGCATATAGATGTCATAGAGAGGTGTCTGAAACAGGGAATTGACATCAGGGGTTATTTCTACTGGTCCCTGATCGACAACTACGAATGGCTCCAGGGACTTGATGCATGTTTTGGCCTTTACAGGGTCAATTTTGATACCCTCGAGCGCAAGTCTACCAATGCTGCAGCATACTATTCCTACCTCATCAAAAGCAGGTCCTCCTTTTAA
- a CDS encoding ceramide glucosyltransferase produces the protein MEIFWFFAGFTILGLIGYGFQIIAVRSQISSHNAAEGQASSRSPSYLPPISVLKPLKGIDDNLFDNLESFCMQDYPEFEIIFSLQDHNDLAYKVARKIKEKYPGKDISIIVERCDDGLNPKVNNLIPACKASKYGYILVSDSNVLVDGDYLKEIVKHMQDPGVGLVSNMIRGVGGRTSGSIFENLHLNSFVLGSVCFLDRFLKMPCVVGKSMLMRKSDLEAIGGFKAVKDVLAEDYIIGRKMKEAGRRVVLSNYMINTVNKHWGMKNFLNRHTRWGKLRWKIGGIQYVSELITNAVFMSFIPILLYKPSRITIAFALFTSLLKIMGDLYLGRIMKADIKCPFYMLSPVKDIAIGCIWVIPLLSNTVVWRGNRYTIGKASLLSPCAENSRWRYRIADVIRARFA, from the coding sequence ATGGAGATATTCTGGTTTTTTGCTGGTTTTACGATCCTTGGACTCATTGGTTACGGGTTTCAGATAATAGCGGTCCGTTCGCAGATTTCATCCCATAACGCTGCAGAAGGTCAAGCCTCTTCCCGTTCACCTTCTTATTTACCCCCTATCTCAGTCCTTAAACCCCTGAAAGGGATAGATGACAATCTGTTTGATAATCTCGAAAGCTTCTGTATGCAGGATTATCCGGAATTTGAAATTATATTTTCACTTCAGGACCACAACGACCTGGCATATAAAGTAGCCCGCAAGATAAAAGAGAAGTATCCGGGCAAGGACATCTCTATCATAGTCGAAAGGTGTGATGACGGATTGAACCCGAAGGTTAATAACCTCATACCTGCCTGCAAGGCTTCAAAATACGGCTACATACTCGTAAGTGACAGCAATGTGCTGGTTGACGGAGACTACCTGAAGGAGATAGTCAAGCATATGCAGGACCCGGGGGTTGGTCTCGTAAGCAACATGATAAGAGGGGTGGGCGGACGCACATCCGGCTCAATATTTGAGAACCTTCATCTAAACTCCTTTGTCCTCGGAAGTGTATGTTTTCTTGACAGGTTTTTGAAGATGCCATGTGTTGTAGGAAAGTCGATGCTGATGCGCAAGAGCGACCTTGAAGCCATCGGAGGTTTTAAGGCTGTAAAGGACGTGCTTGCCGAGGATTATATCATCGGGAGAAAGATGAAGGAAGCGGGCAGAAGGGTGGTGCTGTCAAACTACATGATAAATACTGTGAACAAACATTGGGGGATGAAGAATTTTCTTAACAGGCATACAAGGTGGGGAAAGCTCAGGTGGAAGATTGGAGGCATACAATATGTATCCGAACTGATCACCAATGCCGTATTCATGTCTTTTATCCCGATACTCCTCTATAAACCTTCCCGGATAACCATAGCGTTTGCCCTCTTCACGAGCCTCCTCAAGATTATGGGAGACCTCTATCTTGGCAGGATTATGAAGGCAGATATAAAGTGCCCCTTTTACATGCTGTCCCCTGTTAAGGATATAGCCATAGGATGCATCTGGGTCATCCCTCTGCTTTCAAATACGGTTGTATGGAGAGGCAACAGGTACACTATCGGAAAGGCATCACTGCTGTCGCCATGTGCTGAAAACAGCAGATGGCGATACAGGATTGCAGATGTGATAAGGGCAAGATTTGCGTAA
- a CDS encoding SIR2 family protein, with protein sequence MLKRELEIFVGKYIKAINSDTAAIFAGAGLSVASGIVNWKELLREIANELKLDIDKEEDLIAIAQYYENEKGGRGSINSQLVDEFTKDVAINDNHKILSTLPIKTFWTTNYDALIEKSLEKEGKTIDTKICSENLATNKPRRDAVVYKMHGDINLAHEAVLTKDDYENYNENRQLFTTALQGDLVSNTFLFIGFSFEDPNLDYILSRIKILLGTNKRDHYCFFKTVSKDDYKTDEDFQYSKIKQELKIKDLKRFGIQALLIDVYSEITEVLQLIKMKLKRQNIFISGAAHDYGDFDKYRAEQLVFDLSKKLAETNYKIISGFGLGIGSSVINGVLSSVYSSQKKHLDDYLILRPFPQNISDPSKRNALWEKYREDMISESGIALFFFGNKLVDGKVEDSDGLLQEFEIAHRQGVKIIPIGLTGFVSKKIWDKVMADTKEFYPDNHDLITIIESLGDTTLSDSDLINNIMKAINLLQRQV encoded by the coding sequence ATGTTGAAAAGAGAGTTAGAAATATTCGTTGGTAAATATATTAAAGCTATCAATAGTGATACGGCTGCAATATTTGCTGGAGCAGGATTGTCCGTTGCTAGTGGGATAGTTAACTGGAAAGAATTATTAAGAGAAATTGCGAACGAACTCAAACTTGATATTGATAAAGAAGAAGATTTAATTGCTATTGCTCAATATTATGAAAATGAGAAAGGTGGTCGTGGCAGTATCAATTCACAATTGGTTGATGAGTTTACAAAGGATGTAGCAATAAATGATAATCATAAAATTTTATCAACACTCCCTATTAAGACTTTTTGGACTACAAATTACGATGCTCTTATAGAAAAGTCCCTTGAAAAAGAGGGTAAAACTATAGACACAAAAATTTGTTCAGAAAACTTGGCAACTAATAAACCACGGAGAGATGCTGTTGTTTATAAAATGCATGGGGATATTAACTTAGCACACGAAGCAGTTTTAACTAAAGATGATTATGAGAATTATAATGAGAATCGACAATTATTTACTACTGCATTACAGGGAGATTTAGTTTCTAATACCTTCCTTTTTATAGGATTCAGTTTTGAAGACCCTAACCTAGACTACATTTTAAGTCGCATAAAGATTTTGTTAGGGACAAATAAAAGAGATCATTATTGCTTTTTTAAAACAGTTAGTAAGGATGATTATAAAACTGATGAGGATTTTCAGTATTCAAAGATCAAGCAAGAATTAAAAATTAAAGATTTAAAACGATTTGGGATCCAGGCACTTTTAATTGATGTATATTCTGAAATTACAGAAGTGTTACAGCTTATCAAGATGAAATTGAAAAGACAAAATATTTTTATTTCGGGTGCTGCACATGATTATGGCGATTTTGACAAATATAGAGCAGAACAGTTGGTTTTTGATTTATCAAAAAAACTTGCTGAAACGAATTATAAAATCATATCAGGGTTTGGACTCGGCATCGGTAGCTCTGTTATAAATGGTGTCTTGTCAAGTGTGTACTCTTCTCAAAAAAAACATTTAGATGATTATCTGATTTTAAGACCGTTCCCCCAGAACATATCTGATCCAAGCAAAAGAAATGCATTATGGGAAAAGTATCGTGAGGATATGATTTCTGAATCTGGAATAGCACTATTCTTTTTTGGCAATAAATTAGTAGATGGAAAAGTAGAAGATTCTGATGGTCTATTGCAAGAGTTTGAAATAGCGCATAGACAAGGTGTAAAAATTATTCCAATAGGGCTTACGGGTTTTGTCTCTAAAAAAATATGGGATAAAGTAATGGCTGATACAAAAGAATTTTACCCAGATAATCATGATTTAATTACAATCATTGAAAGTTTGGGAGATACAACACTTAGTGACAGTGATTTGATAAACAATATAATGAAAGCAATCAATTTATTACAAAGGCAGGTTTAA
- a CDS encoding TIR domain-containing protein, with protein sequence MAKRVFFSFHYQDVIDFRANVVRNHKLTKDDNAGYFDASIWEDAKKTSDLALKRLINSELKNTSVTCVLVGTDTFNRRWVDYEIMKSLNNGNGLIAIHINGINGKDEKTKTKGNNPFYYLGYSFDKTGKNINLHNYIKGKWEKYSDLDGWAVKEVAESKRNKIFRLSTIYSIYDWIEDNGYDNFEAWIG encoded by the coding sequence ATGGCAAAAAGAGTGTTTTTTAGTTTTCATTATCAAGATGTTATTGATTTCAGAGCAAATGTTGTTAGAAATCATAAATTAACAAAGGATGATAATGCGGGTTATTTTGATGCATCCATTTGGGAGGATGCTAAGAAGACAAGTGATTTAGCGTTAAAACGACTAATAAACAGTGAGCTAAAAAACACTTCTGTCACCTGTGTTTTAGTTGGAACCGATACATTTAATCGCAGGTGGGTTGATTATGAAATAATGAAAAGTCTCAATAACGGGAACGGTCTTATTGCAATTCATATTAATGGAATTAATGGGAAAGACGAAAAAACAAAAACTAAAGGAAATAATCCGTTTTACTATTTAGGTTATTCTTTCGATAAAACGGGTAAAAATATTAATCTTCATAACTACATAAAAGGGAAATGGGAAAAATACTCAGATTTAGACGGATGGGCAGTAAAAGAAGTTGCTGAATCAAAAAGAAATAAAATATTTAGATTATCAACGATCTATTCTATCTACGACTGGATCGAAGATAATGGATATGATAATTTTGAAGCTTGGATAGGATGA
- a CDS encoding ATP-dependent Clp protease adaptor ClpS, which produces MGTKVSLFEEASTFVIEPWNVILINDNRHTFDEVIVQLMKATGCSPDQAREITWQVHTQGEALCYTGPRERCEHVASILEEIELRVRLERA; this is translated from the coding sequence ATGGGCACAAAGGTATCACTTTTTGAAGAAGCCTCAACATTCGTTATCGAGCCATGGAATGTTATTCTCATCAATGATAACCGGCATACTTTTGATGAAGTGATTGTGCAATTGATGAAGGCTACAGGATGTTCACCTGATCAGGCAAGGGAGATCACCTGGCAGGTCCATACACAGGGAGAGGCCCTTTGCTATACAGGACCGAGAGAGCGTTGCGAACATGTAGCGTCCATACTGGAGGAGATAGAACTCAGGGTAAGACTGGAGCGAGCATGA
- a CDS encoding deoxynucleoside kinase: protein MLLILSGNIATGKTTLMKQLVQNYPEFIIHTEKPESNPYIGLIDANDNALLGFELHYLVSCVQAYNSYKNDSGITCIERSLDENAMFARQTLKNYDKKLYDELFGIISNKIECSPDGFIFLRASIETIHRNMSRRKSPQTDTKKIQDYPIVFQPFYEALLVKFEKKRNVIVIDMDKYDIVKSAFDKKEVLNTVVNFIESLMNGIKNDR, encoded by the coding sequence ATGCTATTAATATTAAGCGGGAATATTGCTACAGGCAAGACAACGCTAATGAAACAGCTTGTGCAAAACTACCCCGAATTCATAATTCATACAGAAAAGCCTGAAAGTAATCCATACATAGGCCTAATAGATGCTAATGATAATGCATTGCTTGGTTTTGAGTTGCACTATTTAGTTTCCTGCGTGCAAGCATATAATAGTTATAAAAACGATTCAGGTATTACATGCATTGAACGTTCATTAGATGAAAATGCCATGTTCGCCAGACAAACATTAAAAAATTATGACAAGAAATTATATGATGAACTATTTGGGATAATAAGCAATAAAATAGAATGTTCACCGGATGGTTTTATTTTCTTGCGTGCAAGTATTGAAACTATCCATAGAAATATGAGCCGTCGAAAATCCCCCCAAACTGATACAAAAAAGATACAAGACTACCCTATAGTCTTCCAGCCTTTTTATGAAGCTTTACTCGTAAAATTTGAGAAGAAAAGAAACGTTATTGTTATAGATATGGATAAATATGATATTGTAAAATCTGCATTTGATAAAAAAGAAGTTTTAAATACTGTAGTTAACTTCATTGAATCATTAATGAATGGCATCAAAAATGATAGATAG
- a CDS encoding substrate-binding domain-containing protein — MAIIAVVMATLSKNEEYPEIPSTRRDDLHNLKVMEEAQLVLFMAGNQYMVMEKLLEAFKKRHPEVERIFYETLPPGLELRQILAGGALFQGRTITGRPDIYTSVTKDATEELAIRGLVDEYHIYLHNRIILMVPEGNPANIRNVSDLGRDDVRISQPGALEDITKYIVDMYERAGGKALVRRIMEEKRAEGTTILTIVHHRETPLRLQKGTVDVGPVWATEAVHAKREGLGFEVVEVGERLDQRHSVNYYITKLRKAPNPQNAEKFLSFILSREAQMIYESYGFVPYAKV; from the coding sequence ATGGCTATAATAGCAGTAGTCATGGCAACATTATCAAAAAATGAAGAATATCCCGAGATACCGTCAACCCGCAGGGACGATCTGCATAACCTGAAGGTGATGGAAGAGGCCCAGCTCGTCCTCTTTATGGCCGGCAATCAGTATATGGTTATGGAAAAATTGCTGGAGGCATTTAAGAAGAGACATCCCGAGGTAGAGAGAATCTTTTATGAAACACTTCCTCCGGGTCTTGAATTGAGGCAGATACTTGCCGGTGGTGCCCTGTTTCAGGGCAGGACTATAACCGGCAGGCCTGATATATATACCTCGGTGACAAAAGATGCAACGGAAGAGCTTGCCATCCGGGGACTTGTTGATGAATACCACATCTACCTCCATAACAGGATTATTCTTATGGTACCGGAGGGTAATCCGGCCAATATCAGGAACGTCAGCGACCTCGGCAGGGACGATGTCCGCATATCACAACCTGGAGCCCTCGAAGACATTACTAAATATATTGTAGATATGTACGAACGGGCCGGGGGCAAGGCGCTTGTCAGGAGGATAATGGAAGAAAAAAGGGCTGAGGGCACCACCATTCTCACAATTGTCCATCACAGGGAGACACCTCTGAGGCTGCAAAAGGGCACTGTAGACGTCGGGCCTGTCTGGGCAACCGAGGCAGTGCACGCTAAAAGGGAGGGCCTTGGGTTTGAGGTTGTAGAGGTGGGAGAGAGGCTTGACCAGCGTCACAGTGTAAACTATTATATCACCAAACTCAGGAAGGCCCCAAACCCTCAAAATGCAGAGAAGTTCCTCTCTTTTATCCTCTCCAGAGAGGCGCAGATGATATATGAAAGCTATGGTTTTGTCCCATATGCCAAGGTATAA
- a CDS encoding PHP domain-containing protein: protein MLLCDFHIHTRYSDGSVDLRRTVDLFGQAGFDVIAITDHVVNGDNTFGRLAHKFKFSVREDNFEEYMSRIRQEAARAWDKYGLLIIPGVEISKNHLSADKSAHFLLLDIKEFIPACWDYERIFFEAKDQEALIIACHPHHMSDLSRDTLFLWNNRERYAKYIDAWEIANRDDVFNVISLKKYPYIANSDFHKVRHLYSWKTLLNCEKKIASIKQCIRHNKGVAITLFRR, encoded by the coding sequence ATGTTGTTGTGTGATTTCCATATTCACACCAGGTACTCCGACGGCTCAGTGGACCTCAGAAGAACGGTTGACCTTTTTGGGCAGGCGGGCTTTGATGTAATTGCCATAACAGACCATGTGGTAAATGGAGACAACACCTTTGGAAGGCTCGCTCACAAATTCAAGTTCTCTGTCAGGGAAGATAACTTTGAGGAGTATATGAGCAGGATCCGGCAGGAGGCGGCACGGGCCTGGGATAAATACGGGCTGCTCATAATTCCGGGAGTCGAGATAAGCAAGAACCACCTGTCTGCAGACAAATCCGCGCATTTCCTCCTTCTCGATATAAAGGAATTTATCCCTGCCTGCTGGGACTACGAAAGGATATTCTTTGAGGCAAAAGACCAGGAGGCACTGATAATAGCATGTCATCCGCACCACATGTCTGATCTGTCAAGGGACACCCTGTTTCTCTGGAACAACAGGGAACGCTACGCCAAATATATTGATGCGTGGGAGATAGCCAACAGGGATGATGTCTTTAATGTAATAAGCCTCAAAAAATACCCCTATATTGCAAACAGTGATTTCCATAAGGTACGGCACCTGTATTCATGGAAAACGCTTTTGAACTGTGAAAAAAAGATTGCATCAATAAAGCAATGTATACGGCATAACAAAGGGGTTGCAATAACTCTTTTTAGACGCTAA
- a CDS encoding DUF2283 domain-containing protein, with protein sequence MKVVYDSDIDTLSLILRKEDIAESDEVREGVFIDYNYESAHPMSIKRYFPVRDNLSCS encoded by the coding sequence ATGAAAGTTGTATACGATTCAGATATTGATACCTTAAGTCTGATTCTCAGGAAAGAAGATATAGCCGAAAGCGATGAGGTAAGGGAAGGTGTGTTCATAGACTACAACTATGAATCTGCTCACCCAATGAGCATAAAAAGGTACTTTCCTGTCAGGGATAATCTTTCGTGCTCTTAG
- a CDS encoding transposase: MHQKQFKANRKKDKQKKGKTSEVATSILGANFGGVLVTDRYAAYNSTNPAERQTCLAHIIRRAKEIAKELSLLNNNYRDVKAESFCARIAKLFSSACKIGQKLSSGLITLKETRSIEKKFLKKLKTYCAHTLNFSAAETLRSKLIGKEIDQLFTFLRHPDVPPTNNQAEQSLRNIVIFRKIIFGTRSASGLKTHSILPSLVLTARRQGHHPREFLQTLLTSDAPTAQAALFNNSS; this comes from the coding sequence TTGCATCAAAAACAGTTTAAGGCCAACAGAAAGAAAGATAAGCAAAAGAAGGGAAAGACTTCAGAGGTTGCCACTTCCATTTTAGGTGCAAACTTTGGTGGTGTGCTGGTTACCGATAGGTATGCTGCTTATAACAGTACTAATCCAGCAGAGCGGCAGACTTGCCTAGCCCATATTATTCGCCGTGCCAAGGAAATTGCTAAGGAACTATCGCTTCTTAACAATAACTATCGTGACGTAAAAGCCGAATCTTTTTGCGCCAGGATTGCCAAGCTTTTCTCAAGTGCCTGTAAAATTGGACAGAAACTTTCTTCCGGCCTTATTACCCTTAAAGAAACCCGCTCGATTGAAAAGAAGTTTCTCAAAAAACTCAAAACTTATTGTGCCCATACGTTAAATTTCTCTGCTGCTGAAACTCTCAGATCCAAACTGATCGGAAAAGAGATTGATCAGCTCTTTACTTTTCTCCGGCATCCCGATGTTCCTCCAACTAATAATCAGGCTGAACAGTCTCTCAGAAACATTGTTATTTTTAGAAAAATTATCTTCGGTACACGCTCGGCTTCCGGCCTGAAAACTCACAGTATCCTGCCCAGTCTTGTTCTCACTGCCCGCCGTCAGGGCCATCATCCCAGAGAATTCCTTCAAACTCTCCTCACTTCTGATGCCCCTACTGCTCAGGCTGCTCTCTTTAATAATTCTTCTTGA